CACGAAGCGGTACCCCCCTTTCGCATAGCCGGAACGCCCGCAGTTCAGCGGGATCGAGTAGCGCCCACCTAGCTGAATGTCCCAGCCCTGCGCATCATCTCCGAAGATGACGGCCGCTTTGTTGTCGAGAGAGAAAATACCCCCGTTATTTGCAGTTTTTACGCACTGTTGGAGCTGCATTCCGACGAGCGTCGAATCTCCGCCTTTGCTGAAAATGCCTGTAAAAAACCCGCAAGTCGTGCAGTTGACGGTGATCTTGTCGTCGGTATGCACCCAGCCGGCATAAATACTCAGAGAGGAACTGCAGGTTTTCAGGGCGTCGTACACCAACTCCAGCGTTTGATACGTATGCTGCCACTTGGATTGCATCTGCAATCCCCAGGTCAGAGGGATGTTGCCGAAATAAGTCACTCCACCCCAGTTATTCCCTCCCTGGAACGAGTCGGTACCGCCGCTAAAATCCCAGCCGAGCACAGTGTAGCGGATGGCCCAGTTCGGACGGAACTGATACCGGGCGGTAAACTCCGGCACAGTATAGTGAGCCGGTAACCCCAGGGCGTTGAGATCAATCTCGTTTTGCGCCCCCCATGCCAAGAAGGGCGTATAACGAGGCCAAGCCACAATTCCTCTGGTCCGGGCGAAAATGGCCTGCACGCCCATCTCCCATTGGCCGGGCCTGGGCGTAGGTAAGATGCACCCGGGAAAGGCTGCGCCCACAGGGCCGCAAACAGCCGCAGGCTTGACTTTGGTTATTCCCAACGGAGGGAGTGGTGGTGGATAGACAACCATGGCGGCGGGTGCCGCTGCCCTAAAACTCGGACGGTTGGTTTTGGCTTTATGAGCGGCCGTTGCGGGCGCATTGACACCCTGGTTAGGTTTTAGCAGGATGTCGAGCGACTCGTCAGGGGCGGCAGCCCAAGAAGCGTTCAGGAAGATGGTGGATAGGAAAATGACTAGGCATACCAACGGCGTAGAAGGTATTCTTCTCAACATACCCTTCCTCCCAGCTCGAAATGTTGGATATCGCTTTAAATGATAACCGAAATAATTGTCAAGAAAAAAATTAACTGTTTTTCAATTATTTGAATAGATTTCCAAGAATCAAGTAGATGTCAAGTCGTAACTCACTGATTATACTAGCTCCAGATCCGCGGGTCCCCGGCCAAAATTCAGCGTGACACCCCTGGAAAAATCCTCCCAGCCAACTCACTCTTGACAGCGCAGGGGGAATCGGATAACGCTATCCCTTCAATAAACCAGGGCAAAATTCCTTCCCCCTACCGGGGGGGTCGGACACCTACCCGTCACCTCGGCAGGGTATTTGTTAAAAAATGAGCAATGATATCAAAGGTAAAATGGAATATGCTGATAGGGATTTTAGGAAATCTTCCAGGTGCGCGGCCTTGCCTCCCGCTGCAATGACCGGCCGTGGATCGGCGAAACAAGGGAAAAAAGTCCCCAGAGGGGGCCAGCTCCTTGGGGTAATGGGCGTGATTCTGCTCACTCTGATTCCCGCGATTTCATCCGCCGGCGAGCCGCCTCGTTTTAACCGGCAGCTCGAAGCCATCATAAGGGGTGAGATACAGGAGAATGTGTCTGTGTCAGTGCAGGTGGTGGACCTGGACACCGGACGCGTGCTGATGGAAAAGAACCCTGATCTCCCTTTGGTTCCCGCGTCCACCATGAAAGTGGTGACCAGCGCGGCGGCCCTTCAGGCGCTCAATCCTGATTTCACGTTCCGGACTGAGGCCCTGGTCGAGAAGGCGCCGGGATCATCGGTGGGCAACCTATTTCTCAAGGGGTATGGCGATCCGTATCTCGTGAGCGAAGAATTGTACGCGCTGACGCGCGCGGTCAAGGAAAAGGGGCTTGAAGAAATACGGGGCGACATCGTAGTTGATGATTCCTACTTTGTGCCGGGCATCCCCTTGGATGAGAACGAGAAGCTCGGCCACAGGGCTTATCACGCCCCATACGGTGCGTTATCTTTAAATTTCAATTCCGTGAAGATCGTAATTCACCCCGGCGAGAGACCTGGTAAACCCGCGCGCGTCGTGATTGATCCGATGTCCGAATACGTCACAGTGAAGGCTGACATCAAGACAGTAAAAGGCGCCAGACCGTGCCAGGCCACCATCAGCAAAGAGACGACCGGGGAAGATCGAGAGATGATCACTCTGGAAGGCGAGATAGGAGTGCAGTCTCCGTCGAAAGGCCGTTACGTGAACGTTGCCTCGCCAAGTCTCTACACTGGTGAGGTCTTCAAGGAGTTTCTTCTAAGAGAAGGAATCAGGGTGACAGGCCGCGTGATTCGCGGGAAGGTCCCGCCCTCCGCTGTGCTGTTCGAGGAATTCAATTCCCGTCCGTTGGGCGTGATCGTGTATTGGCTCAACAAGTTCAGCAACAACTTTATGGCCGAGCAGATAAGCATGGCCCTGGGAGCCAAGGTGCTCGGCCCCCCGGGCACGCGGGAGAAAGGGCTGTCTGTCATTCGCAAGTATCTGCTCTCATGCGGAGTAAAGGAAGATTGTTTCGCTCTGAGCGAGGCCAGCGGTCTTTCGAGAAATAACCGCTTGAGCGCGTCGGCCCTGGTGAAGGTACTCCTGACAGCAGCCCGCGATTTTTCTTACAGTGCCGAATTCATGGCCTCCCTGGGTGTCGCGGGCGTGGACGGGACCCTCAAAGAAAAGCTCACCGACCCTGTGGCTAAAAGAAAAATTAGAGGAAAGACCGGGACACTGAGGGGTGTGAACGCGCTGACCGGGTACGGGGTTTCACGAGACGGGAAACGCTTCGCTTTCGCAGTGTTGGCGAACAGCCAGGACAAAAGCGCAGGCTTTATCAATCATGCGGACAAGATCGCCCGGCAAATACTGGATGTCCCCATGAACAGTCGCTGATGAGGCTTTGCCTGGTGCGGCTCGGGGCTCTTAATCAAGCGTATATGAGGCGCCTGCCTTTGGGTTCAGGTATCTCGCGTCCGAACTCCTTGGCTGTGTCCAGCCAGAGGTCAATGGCGTCCTGGCAATTGGAAAGGGCCTCGTTGGGTGTATGCCCGTGAGCGGCGCATCCGGGCAATTCGGGCACCTCCGCGATGAAAGCCTCGTCGTCCTTGCTCCAATAAAGTATGATCTCGTACTTGTGCACTATTTTTCCTCCAGTCTTCCGAGTCCGTACTGCGTAAGTACGGCCCGAACCTGTCGGACTTGGTATGGCTTGGCCATTTGTCCTTCTGCTTGAAGATCGATCAGTTCCCTGACACCTCCTTCACAAAAACATGATGACCACCTCGAGTTCTCTCTTGAAAACCCAGCCGAATTAACAACCCCCTCAAATCGTCCAATCGGACGTTGGCATCGGAGCGTGCGCTAAGCACCTGTGCGAACAGCTTAGCATACTCAGTCATTAAACGGCCTCATCATGGCTCGATGGGTTCGACGAGGTTGTCGAACCTCTCGCGGTCGATGAGATAATATGTGCCGGTCCCTTTGGTGCATGTCAGCCCTCTCTGATCGTTAATTTCCGCTGCCAGATGGATTTTGTCCCCGTCACGGGACTCGATGCGGCACCTCACCTCTATTCGCTGCTCCACGTATACAGGCTTGAGGAATTGCACGTTAAGATCCGTTGTCACGCCCATTTGACCGGTGAAATGATTCGTGGTCCATCCCATGATCTCGTCGAAGAGCCCGCTTTGTATTCCACCGTGAAGTATCCTGCCGAAGCCCGCGTACAAAGGGGAGGCTTCCCATTGCAGTACCAACTCTTTCGGTTCGGTCTCGGTTTCATGGAAGGCCAGTTTAAGCCCTATGGGATTGTGCTCCCCGCAAAAGAAGCATTTCCCTGTCTGATACGGATTAGGTATAGGTTTCAAGCGGCGCATCCCCTTCAGGAGTCCTGAGTCGTTCGGCCGATTTTGTGTCCCACCAACGAATGATTTAGCCCTCTAACGATTTCGACTTCGATAAGGTCGCCCACACGAGCGTCGTTCGCAGCATCCAGATTTACGATCTTGTTGGTGCGAGTCCGGCCGAAAAGCTGGCCTGATTTCGGCGAGGTCCCCTCAATAAGGACCTCTTCCACAGTGCCTTCTGCTGCGTGGTGATACTCCTGGGTTATCCTGTCTTGCAAGGCATGGACCTTGGCCAGGCGTTCGGCTTTGATCTCTTCCTCGAAGTGGAGCGGCAATCTGCGCGCGGCGGTGTTCGGCCGAGCGGAAAATTTGAACGAAAAGATCTGGTCGAACCGGATTTCCTCCAGCGCTTGCAGAGTTTGCTGGAAGTCCTCCTCGGTCTCACCCGGGAATCCTACGATCATGTCCGCGGTAATTGCCACGCCGGGTACGGCCTCGCGCAATGTGCGGATTTTTGTCCGGTATTCGGGAAAAGTGTACCCCCGGTTCATGGCTCGAAGGATTCTATCCGACCCACTTTGCAGGGGCAAATGGATGTGTTCGCACACTGTTCCGAGATCGGCCATTGCGTTCGCGAGATCGTCGTCAAAATCGCGCGGATGCGAAGTGGTGAACCGCACCCGCAGCAAACCGGGAATTTGGTCCAAATTCGACAACAAGCCTGCAAATGAATCGCCGTCGCGGCGGTCTTTGCCGTACGCGTTGACGTTTTGGCCCAGCAAGGTGATCTCCTTCACCCCGCGGGCCGCCAGTTCCTTGACTTCGGAAATAATTTCGGTTCTTGCACGGCTCTGCTCGGGCCCGCGAGTAAACGGGACCACACAATACGAGCAGAAATTGGAGCAGCCCTGCATGATGGTCACAAATGAGCACACAGGGCTTCGACCCTTGCGAGGCGCGGCAATATGAAGAGAGCCCGCGTCGGAGCAGAATGACGCCTCGACTATTCGACTCCTATCGTGCTTGATCTTCTCTATAACGGCGGGTAATTCGGCTATCTGGTGCGTACCCAGGACCGCGTCCAAGTCCCTAACTCGCTTAAGCAGCTTTTCCTTTTCTTGCTGGGCCACGCATCCCGCTACAACGGCAACCATGGCGGGGTTCTTTGCTTTATATGACGTGAGCTTTCCCAAAGCGCTGTACACTTTGTGTTCAGCCTTTTCTCTAATGGCGCAAGTGTTAACGATGAACACATCGGCCTTGTCCGCCTCGGACGCGGGCGTTAGCCCCAGGCCTTCCAGCAGGGACGCCATTTTTTCGGAATCGTGCTCGTTCATTTGGCATCCGTAAGTCTCAATGTAAAAGGTTCCCTTAGCCACTTCTCGTACCTGTGATTATTGTCGTTTGATGTGCTTGTTCCAGGACATTTGCTTTTTTATCATGGACGGAGAGACGACAAGAGTCAATAAACGCAAAGGGAGTATGATGTTGTTCGGGGCGGTGCGAAAGAACCGCGCGCGAGTAGACGCCACTCCTTGAACTTTGCCGAATAACTAGCGGAGAGTAAAGCGGTTTTTAATGGCAATTTTGTGTCTTGGTGTTCGCGGAGATTCCTTTGTTAATCAAGCAGCTTATATGACTTGATTAAAAATTACACAGGGGCATGAAGTACTAGGTGGAAAATTCTTCACGTTTCGGCCGCGCATGGGAATTCCGTGGGTTGACGCCGAACATTCAACAGGCCGGAATTTCAGGCAAAAAAATAGCCCGCCTATTGCAGGAGG
This sequence is a window from Desulfomonile tiedjei. Protein-coding genes within it:
- the dacB gene encoding D-alanyl-D-alanine carboxypeptidase/D-alanyl-D-alanine-endopeptidase, giving the protein MSNDIKGKMEYADRDFRKSSRCAALPPAAMTGRGSAKQGKKVPRGGQLLGVMGVILLTLIPAISSAGEPPRFNRQLEAIIRGEIQENVSVSVQVVDLDTGRVLMEKNPDLPLVPASTMKVVTSAAALQALNPDFTFRTEALVEKAPGSSVGNLFLKGYGDPYLVSEELYALTRAVKEKGLEEIRGDIVVDDSYFVPGIPLDENEKLGHRAYHAPYGALSLNFNSVKIVIHPGERPGKPARVVIDPMSEYVTVKADIKTVKGARPCQATISKETTGEDREMITLEGEIGVQSPSKGRYVNVASPSLYTGEVFKEFLLREGIRVTGRVIRGKVPPSAVLFEEFNSRPLGVIVYWLNKFSNNFMAEQISMALGAKVLGPPGTREKGLSVIRKYLLSCGVKEDCFALSEASGLSRNNRLSASALVKVLLTAARDFSYSAEFMASLGVAGVDGTLKEKLTDPVAKRKIRGKTGTLRGVNALTGYGVSRDGKRFAFAVLANSQDKSAGFINHADKIARQILDVPMNSR
- a CDS encoding type II toxin-antitoxin system HicB family antitoxin, which codes for MHKYEIILYWSKDDEAFIAEVPELPGCAAHGHTPNEALSNCQDAIDLWLDTAKEFGREIPEPKGRRLIYA
- a CDS encoding PaaI family thioesterase is translated as MKPIPNPYQTGKCFFCGEHNPIGLKLAFHETETEPKELVLQWEASPLYAGFGRILHGGIQSGLFDEIMGWTTNHFTGQMGVTTDLNVQFLKPVYVEQRIEVRCRIESRDGDKIHLAAEINDQRGLTCTKGTGTYYLIDRERFDNLVEPIEP
- the miaB gene encoding tRNA (N6-isopentenyl adenosine(37)-C2)-methylthiotransferase MiaB; translated protein: MNEHDSEKMASLLEGLGLTPASEADKADVFIVNTCAIREKAEHKVYSALGKLTSYKAKNPAMVAVVAGCVAQQEKEKLLKRVRDLDAVLGTHQIAELPAVIEKIKHDRSRIVEASFCSDAGSLHIAAPRKGRSPVCSFVTIMQGCSNFCSYCVVPFTRGPEQSRARTEIISEVKELAARGVKEITLLGQNVNAYGKDRRDGDSFAGLLSNLDQIPGLLRVRFTTSHPRDFDDDLANAMADLGTVCEHIHLPLQSGSDRILRAMNRGYTFPEYRTKIRTLREAVPGVAITADMIVGFPGETEEDFQQTLQALEEIRFDQIFSFKFSARPNTAARRLPLHFEEEIKAERLAKVHALQDRITQEYHHAAEGTVEEVLIEGTSPKSGQLFGRTRTNKIVNLDAANDARVGDLIEVEIVRGLNHSLVGHKIGRTTQDS